GCCCGTCTCTTTTTAGTACAGCACATTCTCCTGTCCGCTTTTCTGTTTGgagataaaaaaagataaaaatcaGAATAGGACACAACACAAACTCCAGGCATAATGTTTTTAAACCTTTAAGCTGGTAAGCACTGGTGAAGAAGTcattacaaaaacatgttaCAACCCACAGgggtttattttaaattttagtGGTGATCCTCAAGTTTCCAAAGAGACCAAATATATCAGgatggattttggatttttggtGTACAAAATGATGCATGAGACAACAAGAATATTTTCATGTGATGGGATGCTGAAGCCATAAAAGCAGCCAACTTCTGTATCAATtaatacagaatatatatatatatatgtgatattgTGTAGAATAAGACGTTTTTACAACTGTAAAGCTAGGGCTTTTATTAGACTTCTGCTAAACACAAAACCAGATTTCTCGGTGCTGAACAAAATTATCACCTGGGAATCAATACCCCGAAATAAGACATTTTCACTCTTGATGAATTATTAATAAAAAGGGCTGACTCACTCTGTTCCTTTAACTCCTCTACCCCTTTGAACTTCTCCTTGAACATCACTGCTATGCCTGCCCCCATGCGGCAGTCCTCACTGATGCAGTGGGCCAAAGCCTCATCCTTGGGGCAGGAGAACAGGCTCCCAGTGACATAATTCAGTCTCCCGCTGTCTTCTGCAGCCTAGCCAGGAGGGGGCAGCGTTGTACCGTGTGATGAAGCATAATGACAGAACAAGAAATAAGCATTAGGTTAAAGGGGAACGATGGCAGAAACACCTTTTTTAGCGTACGTGAAACCAAGACAGATACCATTTTTTCCCTACAAATGTAAGCTTTACCTTACAGTGTACTGTGTTGACCGGTTTCTCAAGTTCAGACGACATTGACAACAGTGATTGGAGCACTTGAGCGGTGAGTTTATTTACTGTGCTCAGTCTTCGGTGTGTTCAACACTTGTAAGCTAGGTTATCATgcgacagaaaaaaaatcttcataTAACTTACAAACACTTGACTGCAGGTGACCGTTTTTAATCCTAAATAAAGGTAGTTTCGGGTTGCTCTTTGTTAGCTCAGTAGACTAGTCACTCTGAAGCAGCCTCGACGTTTGCCTGTCTTCTCGCGAGAAAACAAGATACTTTGTGGAGGGGCGGTACCTCCTGGAAAAAGGTTTCTGGATGATATTCAGTACTAACTGCATATATTATCACCAGAATCCATGATTTGACTACCTATTTgaacaaaccttttttttacaaGAATATTAACAAAAATACTGAAACCTACTACcaactttttttgttgaaaatcGTGAAATTGTCTTTACTAATCCTAATATTTGTCAATAAATGAAATTGTATTGTTCTCAATTCTCAAATTAGTGCATTGTTTACCTCATTGAATACATCAAATGTCTATCAAACAAAACAGGCCGTGTGAAATTggcattatttttattttttttacagacacTGCAATCCTTAGTCACCAAACTGAGTAAATCAATGAAAATGATAGTTATAAATTGTCCCGCCCTAACAGGTATAACTAAATGAAtgagaaaaatgtcaatcaatcaCTCTGTACACATCCACACAGTCCtgagaagaggtctaatcaACTTGAAACACTTGTCAATGACAGATCACAGTTGTGTAGGggctttaattatttttttaatcacttttatgctcattttatgacaaaacaaaaaaagaaaatacaggaaGCACCTTGTGTCTGCAGCATCTGTAAaatacagacatactgtatagacAGACCTACAAGACCATAGCAGCCATAGTTTTACAAGCAAAGTACAGTATTGTTGTGGACACACATCTAATTCTTATAGCATACAGAACAATACCAGGATGACTATGGTGTTGTCTTTTATAACTGCAATAGATACAAAATCACAACATGATTGGTCACACATAAAggatgtgtgtacagtatatgaccATATATACATGTCCATGTTCCAGCCTTAGGAGTCAGAACTGCCCCTTCGCTCGTTGATCCAGTCCCCAGGGTTGATGTCCATCTGCAGCATCTTCATCACCCACTTGTCCCTCCGTGCTCCATCAATAAACTCCTCCAGCGAGAGCTCCCCTAAGTGACAAGGGACAGCCATTAATTCACTCTACATTTCTCCCTTCCtttaattcattaatttgaTAAGGAGAGGACCATTGTACAACTGAGTTACACTTTCCCCTTTTAATATACACAAGCAACAacggacacatacacacttttacATAAACACCCCACAAAGCCATTACAGCAGCCTGACGCAGACCTTTTGAATCATTCATGAATCACTTTGAGCTGTCAgaaaactgactgactgacactcACCATCTCCATTTTCATCCACCAGCTCAAATATCCGGTCAACCACTTGGTCTGGGGTTAGCAGAAGGCAATCTTTATCCAGCTCCCCATGGCAGGCTTTCTTCAGTCGATAAATAGACTGAGAGTGACAGGAAAGTAAGTTACAACGGCTCTTGCACTGACTACATGCTTTATCTTGAAATATTctctaaaaatgttttcaaagctTTAACAGATCAATATTTGCATATAGTATAACACTAAATATTACCTCCACAATTTCAAGAAGCTCTGTTTTATCAATGCATCCACTTCCATCTTTATCATACATTTTGAATGTCCATTTAAGCTTATGTTCCAGTTTACCCCTCAGGACCAGGTTCAAGGCTGCCACGTACTCCAGAAAATCAATAGTGTTGTCCTGTGCACATGAAGAGTCAGCGTTAAAATGTCATGAAGCAAAATGTTTCTTTACTTTGACAGGAAAAAATGTCTGTACTGCAACGTACTTGATACAATATAAAGAGTCTTCCTACTAGAAACAACAATTAAAAGAATATGTAGGGCTCCAAGCAATGATTATATTTTAGTTTATCTGAAGATTATTTTCCCAATTAATTGTTTAGACTACAACCTGCCAGAAAATATCCATCGTGATTTCCCAAGGCCAAAAGTTGACATTTCCAAATTGCAAATTTCAATTGCTTGTTTTGCCTGATATTCAGATTAAGATATTTAGTGTACTTTCATAGAGGACTATGAAAatcagcaaatattcacatttcagaaGCAGGAAATTGTACATTTATGCCTTCCAACTATCAAAATCGTtcttc
This genomic interval from Sander vitreus isolate 19-12246 chromosome 7, sanVit1, whole genome shotgun sequence contains the following:
- the guca1b gene encoding guanylyl cyclase-activating protein 2, whose translation is MGQRLSEESNPDKEIDVAELQEWYKKFVVECPSGTLFMHEFKGFFGVADNKEAGDYIENMFRAFDKNGDNTIDFLEYVAALNLVLRGKLEHKLKWTFKMYDKDGSGCIDKTELLEIVESIYRLKKACHGELDKDCLLLTPDQVVDRIFELVDENGDGELSLEEFIDGARRDKWVMKMLQMDINPGDWINERRGSSDS